The DNA region ctgtttgtttgtttgtctATAGGGAACTAGTTCAACTGAAATCATATATTTGGATTGTTCAAATAAAGTAAAATGGGATGGAGAAGCTTTCAAGAAGATGAAAAATCTCAAAACACTAATTATTAGGCGTGCTACTTTTTCTAAAAGTCCCAACTATCTTCCAAATACTCTAAGAGTGCTGGAATGGTGTGAGTATCCTTCATCATATTTACCATGTGGTTTTTATCCGAAGAAACTTGTTATATGCAATTTTGGCTCTTGCTTTACATCAAATCCATTTGAGTGGGACAATTTTCTCAAGAAGGCAAGTGTATCATATTCATATCTCTTATCTTATATTAATAAATCCAGTTTAAGATTATTAATTTGCATATTTTTCCATTTCCCTTTTTTATTTGCAGAAGTTCCAGAATATGAGAGTTTTAAACTTTGATCATTGTGAACTTTTAACAAAAATACCTGACCTATCTAGTCTCCCAAATTTAGATGAATTTTCATTTCAAAATTGTGGTAATCTAATTGCAATTGATAAATCGATTGGTTTTTTGTACAAACTCAAAATCTTGAGAATTATGCATTGCAATGAAATCCAGAGTGTTCCACCTCTCAATTGGGCTTCACTAGTAGAACTCAATCTTTCACATTGTGATAGTCTAGAAAGTTTTCCTTGTGCCGTGGATGGATTTGTTGGCGAACTTCAAATCTTGAGGGTTATAAGTTGCAGCAAAATCAGAACTATTCCACCTCTCATGCTGGCTTATCTAGAAGAACTAGATTTTTCAAATTGTACCAGCCTAGAGAGTTTTCCACTTGTCGTAGATGGGTTGCTCGTCAATCTCAAGACCTTGAGAGCTATGAATTGCATCAAGCTTAGGAGCATTCCAACTCTCAAGTTGGCTTCTCTAGAAGAAATTGATCTTTCACGATGTTCATGTCTTGAGAGTTTTCCACCCGTGGTAGACGGATTGGTGGATAAACTTAAAACTATGAGTGTTAGAAGTTGTGTCAAGCTAAGGAGTATTCCACCTCTCAAGTTGGATTCGCTAGAAAAACTTGATCTTTCATATTGTTCTAGTCTTGAGAGTTTTCCACTTGTGGTGGACGGTTTTCTTGGCAAACTTAAAACCCTGCTTGTTCAAAGTTGTGACAGTCTCAGGAGTATTCCACCTCTCAAGTTAAATTCCTTAGAAGAGCTTGACCTTTCGCATTGTTATAATCTCGAGAGCTTTCCAATTGTGGTGGATGGATTGTTGGATAAACTTAAAACTATGAGTGTTAGAAGTTGTGTCAAGCTAAGGAGTATTCCACCTCTCAAGTTGGATTCGCTAGAAAAACTTGATCTTTCACATTGTTCTAGTCTTGAGAGTTTTCCACTTGTGGTGGACGGTTTTCTTGGCAAACTTAAAACCCTGCTTGTTCAAAGTTGTGACAGTCTCAGGAATATTCCACCTCTCAAGTTAAATTCCTTAGAAGAGCTTGACCTTTCGCATTGTTATAATCTCGAGAGCTTTCCAATTGTGGTGGATGGATTGTTGGATAAACTTGAAATCTTGAGTATTGATTATTGCATCATGCTTAGGAGTATCCCGCCGTTGAGGTTGACTTCATTGGTAAAATTCAATCTTTCATATTGTCTAAGTCTAGAGTGTTTTCCAGAAATATTAGGAGAGATGAGAAATATACCAAAACTTTACTTGGATAGTACTCCCATAAAAAAATTGCCATTTCCATTTCAAAATTTTACTCTTCCCCCAACATCGTATCCATGTAACTGTGGAATTGTTAATTTACCAAATAGAGTTGCTGCAATGTCAATGTTGGCCAAATTTACCATCAAGGCTGAAAAAAAAGTGAGCCCGGTGCAATCTTCACAGGTACAACATATTTGTCTCACGAAATGCAAACTTTCAGATGAATATTTGTCAATAGGTCTCATGTTGTTTGCTAATGTGAAAGAATTACATTTAACTGAATGCCAAGTCACAGTACTTCCTAAGTCTATTGAAAAATGTCACTTTTTATGGAGGCTTGTCTTGGATGATTGTGAGGAACTTGAGGAAATTAAAGGGATTCCACCGGGCTTAAAAGAGTTATCTGCATTAAACTGCAAATCGTTGACTTCGTCGTGTAAAAGCAAACTATTAAGTCAGGTTATGATTTATTTGATATTGTTTTGATAATGTATTTAATATAATAACTTATATTCTTTATAGTTAAACTTACAAAATTATTTTTTCCCAACAGGAATTGCATGTCTATGGAAACACTCGGTTCTGTCTGCCACGAGCAAAGATTCCAGAGTGGTTCGACCACCAATGGTTGGCAGGATTGTCAACTTTTTTCTGGTTTCGTAATAAGTTTCCGTCCATAGTTCTCGGTGTTGTTTCTCCATTGACATGGTGTTATAAACCAATCGAGCAGTACACACACAATTTAGTTATGCAATTAAAAATAGTACTAACAGTGCAATCAAAATGCAGTAGCAGAGAAATAGTGATTATATTGATGGAAAATGGCTAAGCCAATTGCAAGAGGAATACAGTAACAGAAAAGCATAGAAGCTTCCAGAGAGGAGAGAGAGTCAGGATATCAATCCACTGAATTCTTCCCACCCTATCATTGCCACTCATTGTGGTACTTATTCAAATTCTGCAGCATATTTTCTGTTAGGGAATTTAGTCCTCAATCCACGTCTAGGCTCCTCAAAATGTGGATCATGTGCCACGTGTTCTTCTCCATCATTTACTGTGGTAATTTCTTTGTCCTTATTCATAACATTACTCCCCCCTTTAAAATTAACCTTGTCCTCAAGGTTAAAGTTTGGATAGTTATGGGAAAATTCCCTCCAATTTTCCCATGTAGCTTCAGAGATAGGCAAGTTAGACCATTTAATCAAGACTTGAGGCACTTCAATACCATTCTGCAATAGAACTCTAGAATCCACTGCTACCTCAGGTTGTAAAATAGGACCATTTTCAATAGTGAGTAATGGTAGAGGCAAATATTGAGTATGATGTTCTCCTTTGCACAACTTCAAATTAACAACATGAAACACAGGGTGGATTTTCGCAGAAGGTGGAAGTAAAACTTTATAAGCTACATCACCAATTTTCTGAATGATAGGGAATGGTCCAAAGTATCGAAGTCCCAACTTTTGGTTCTGATGTAAGGCCAATGAATGTTGTCTGTAGGGTTGGAGTTTGACCAACACCATATCCCCTAATTGAAACTCAACAAATCTTCGCTTAGCATCCGCATACTTCTTCATAACCTGTTGAGCTCGGTGCAAGTTAGCTTTGAGAAGTTGTAAGGCGTTATCCCTCTCAGTGAGCAGCGTTTGCAAGGCCGGTGGATCAGCTGCAGCAGTATCGTATTTGAGAAGAATCGGAGGCTCCCTACCATAAACTGCTTTAAAGGGCGTCATGCCAATACTACACTGGTAGGAAGAGTTATACCAAAACTCGGCCCAATCTAGTAGTTTAGACCATTTCTGAGGAACCTGACCAGCAAAACATCGCAAATACATCTCAACACATTTATTAACCGCTTCAGTTTGACCGTCCGATTGTGGATGGTAGGCTGAACTCATAGCTAACGTAGTCCCACTTAGCTTGAAAAGTTGCTTCCAAAAAGAACTTGTAAAGACTTTGTCACGATCCGACACTATACTTTTTGGAAAACCATGGAGTTTAACCACATTGTGCAAGAATGCTTCAGCTACTTTCACACTAGTGAAGTCAGATTTGAGAGTAGTAAAATGGCTATACTTTGAAAGTCTGTCCACAACGACCATGATAACCGTGAATCCATTGGATGGTGGCAACCCGGTAATAAAGTCCATGGATACGTCATCCCAAATTTGCGATGGAATAGGCAAGGGTTGCAGTAGGCCGGCTGGGGCAGCAGTAGAGTATTTAGCTTGTTGACATATTAGACATTGAGAGACAAACAAGCGAATATCTCGAGACATTGAGGGCCATGTGAACTGAGAAGCAATTCTTGCTTTGGTGCGTGCAATTCCAGCATGTCCTCCTAACATAGATGAATGGAACTCTTGCAAAATTGACTGAATAATGCTAGGCACATTGGGCACTATTATTCTGTCCTTCCAGTATAGAATGTCTTGTCTCACTTGATACAAAGGGTCTTGGCAAGTTCCCTGCAAACATTGCAATTTAATCTGAGATAGAGAGGGATCAGCATTGACTGCAGTGATGATAAGTGATAACAGAGGATTGACAGGTCCCGACAAAGCCATACAAAAGGACCGAGACAAGGCATCAGCAGCTACATTGTCCTTGCCTGGTTTATATTCGATAGTGAAGTCATATCCTAGAAACTTATGCAGCCATTTTTGTTGCTCCGGGGTTTGTATCGTTTGGTCGGTTAAGGCCTTTAAGCTTTGTTGATCTGTGCGGATGATAAATTTATGACCCAATATGTAATGTCTGAACTTAGCCATAGCCTCAGTAACGGCGTAAAGTTCTCTAACATATGCAGACTTGTGTTGCATCGAGCTGTTGAGCTTTTTAGAGAAATAAGCAATTGGATGCTTGTCCTGACTCAGAATTGCACCAATGCCAGTACCCGATGCATCAGTCTCTAAAATGAAGGGTTTAGAGAAATCCGGAAGTGCCAAAACAGGAGCCACGGTGATGGCCTTCTGTAAAGCTAGAAATGCCTCAGTTGCAAGTTGGTTCCATACAAA from Lathyrus oleraceus cultivar Zhongwan6 chromosome 1, CAAS_Psat_ZW6_1.0, whole genome shotgun sequence includes:
- the LOC127132119 gene encoding disease resistance protein Roq1 isoform X1 — encoded protein: MASFTYDVFLSFRGDDTRYGFTGHLRKALDDKGVRTFMDDDGLQKGDEITPSLLKAIEHSKIAIVVLSKNYASSSFCLQELSKILDSINGKDRSILPVFYKVDPSDVRKLKRSYGEAMDKHDEDEASSSTHNKWKMSLHQVANLSGFHYKKGDGYEHEFIAKIVEQVLRKIKPEALPVDDYLVGLEPQKQHLLSLLNVGCDNGVRMVGIHGIGGIGKTTLALAVYNSIAHQFEGSCFLENVRENSEKHGLPYLQMIFLSKVAGEKIELTGVLQGISIIQQRLRQKKLLLIIDDVNEPEQLQAIAGRHEWFAPTTRIIITARDKRLLTNHGVESTYEVKELNYDDSFKLLLKGKTFKSDKIIQGYWCVLERVINYASGIPLALEVISSQLFNKTIEQCNFALDSYDRRVPNKKIQMILQMSFDTLNEEEKSVFLDIACCFKGCKLAKVEKILHAHYGESKKEHINVLLEKSLIKISESGKITLHDIIEDMGKEIVRQESPKKPGKRTRLWLPRDIFHVLEGNSGTSSTEIIYLDCSNKVKWDGEAFKKMKNLKTLIIRRATFSKSPNYLPNTLRVLEWCEYPSSYLPCGFYPKKLVICNFGSCFTSNPFEWDNFLKKKFQNMRVLNFDHCELLTKIPDLSSLPNLDEFSFQNCGNLIAIDKSIGFLYKLKILRIMHCNEIQSVPPLNWASLVELNLSHCDSLESFPCAVDGFVGELQILRVISCSKIRTIPPLMLAYLEELDFSNCTSLESFPLVVDGLLVNLKTLRAMNCIKLRSIPTLKLASLEEIDLSRCSCLESFPPVVDGLVDKLKTMSVRSCVKLRSIPPLKLDSLEKLDLSYCSSLESFPLVVDGFLGKLKTLLVQSCDSLRSIPPLKLNSLEELDLSHCYNLESFPIVVDGLLDKLKTMSVRSCVKLRSIPPLKLDSLEKLDLSHCSSLESFPLVVDGFLGKLKTLLVQSCDSLRNIPPLKLNSLEELDLSHCYNLESFPIVVDGLLDKLEILSIDYCIMLRSIPPLRLTSLVKFNLSYCLSLECFPEILGEMRNIPKLYLDSTPIKKLPFPFQNFTLPPTSYPCNCGIVNLPNRVAAMSMLAKFTIKAEKKVSPVQSSQVQHICLTKCKLSDEYLSIGLMLFANVKELHLTECQVTVLPKSIEKCHFLWRLVLDDCEELEEIKGIPPGLKELSALNCKSLTSSCKSKLLSQELHVYGNTRFCLPRAKIPEWFDHQWLAGLSTFFWFRNKFPSIVLGVVSPLTWVDDFRHRVRVTINGNTFLYTHGLKICTTPAKMYTLNLFHMQMKNFNDNMDKALLENKWNHAEVDFGFPFMNSGIHVLKEKSSMKDIRFTNPEE
- the LOC127132119 gene encoding disease resistance protein Roq1 isoform X2, whose product is MASFTYDVFLSFRGDDTRYGFTGHLRKALDDKGVRTFMDDDGLQKGDEITPSLLKAIEHSKIAIVVLSKNYASSSFCLQELSKILDSINGKDRSILPVFYKVDPSDVRKLKRSYGEAMDKHDEDEASSSTHNKWKMSLHQVANLSGFHYKKGDGYEHEFIAKIVEQVLRKIKPEALPVDDYLVGLEPQKQHLLSLLNVGCDNGVRMVGIHGIGGIGKTTLALAVYNSIAHQFEGSCFLENVRENSEKHGLPYLQMIFLSKVAGEKIELTGVLQGISIIQQRLRQKKLLLIIDDVNEPEQLQAIAGRHEWFAPTTRIIITARDKRLLTNHGVESTYEVKELNYDDSFKLLLKGKTFKSDKIIQGYWCVLERVINYASGIPLALEVISSQLFNKTIEQCNFALDSYDRRVPNKKIQMILQMSFDTLNEEEKSVFLDIACCFKGCKLAKVEKILHAHYGESKKEHINVLLEKSLIKISESGKITLHDIIEDMGKEIVRQESPKKPGKRTRLWLPRDIFHVLEGNSGTSSTEIIYLDCSNKVKWDGEAFKKMKNLKTLIIRRATFSKSPNYLPNTLRVLEWCEYPSSYLPCGFYPKKLVICNFGSCFTSNPFEWDNFLKKKFQNMRVLNFDHCELLTKIPDLSSLPNLDEFSFQNCGNLIAIDKSIGFLYKLKILRIMHCNEIQSVPPLNWASLVELNLSHCDSLESFPCAVDGFVGELQILRVISCSKIRTIPPLMLAYLEELDFSNCTSLESFPLVVDGLLVNLKTLRAMNCIKLRSIPTLKLASLEEIDLSRCSCLESFPPVVDGLVDKLKTMSVRSCVKLRSIPPLKLDSLEKLDLSHCSSLESFPLVVDGFLGKLKTLLVQSCDSLRNIPPLKLNSLEELDLSHCYNLESFPIVVDGLLDKLEILSIDYCIMLRSIPPLRLTSLVKFNLSYCLSLECFPEILGEMRNIPKLYLDSTPIKKLPFPFQNFTLPPTSYPCNCGIVNLPNRVAAMSMLAKFTIKAEKKVSPVQSSQVQHICLTKCKLSDEYLSIGLMLFANVKELHLTECQVTVLPKSIEKCHFLWRLVLDDCEELEEIKGIPPGLKELSALNCKSLTSSCKSKLLSQELHVYGNTRFCLPRAKIPEWFDHQWLAGLSTFFWFRNKFPSIVLGVVSPLTWVDDFRHRVRVTINGNTFLYTHGLKICTTPAKMYTLNLFHMQMKNFNDNMDKALLENKWNHAEVDFGFPFMNSGIHVLKEKSSMKDIRFTNPEE
- the LOC127132119 gene encoding disease resistance protein Roq1 isoform X3, whose translation is MASFTYDVFLSFRGDDTRYGFTGHLRKALDDKGVRTFMDDDGLQKGDEITPSLLKAIEHSKIAIVVLSKNYASSSFCLQELSKILDSINGKDRSILPVFYKVDPSDVRKLKRSYGEAMDKHDEDEASSSTHNKWKMSLHQVANLSGFHYKKGDGYEHEFIAKIVEQVLRKIKPEALPVDDYLVGLEPQKQHLLSLLNVGCDNGVRMVGIHGIGGIGKTTLALAVYNSIAHQFEGSCFLENVRENSEKHGLPYLQMIFLSKVAGEKIELTGVLQGISIIQQRLRQKKLLLIIDDVNEPEQLQAIAGRHEWFAPTTRIIITARDKRLLTNHGVESTYEVKELNYDDSFKLLLKGKTFKSDKIIQGYWCVLERVINYASGIPLALEVISSQLFNKTIEQCNFALDSYDRRVPNKKIQMILQMSFDTLNEEEKSVFLDIACCFKGCKLAKVEKILHAHYGESKKEHINVLLEKSLIKISESGKITLHDIIEDMGKEIVRQESPKKPGKRTRLWLPRDIFHVLEGNSGTSSTEIIYLDCSNKVKWDGEAFKKMKNLKTLIIRRATFSKSPNYLPNTLRVLEWCEYPSSYLPCGFYPKKLVICNFGSCFTSNPFEWDNFLKKKFQNMRVLNFDHCELLTKIPDLSSLPNLDEFSFQNCGNLIAIDKSIGFLYKLKILRIMHCNEIQSVPPLNWASLVELNLSHCDSLESFPCAVDGFVGELQILRVISCSKIRTIPPLMLAYLEELDFSNCTSLESFPLVVDGLLVNLKTLRAMNCIKLRSIPTLKLASLEEIDLSRCSCLESFPPVVDGLVDKLKTMSVRSCVKLRSIPPLKLDSLEKLDLSYCSSLESFPLVVDGFLGKLKTLLVQSCDSLRSIPPLKLNSLEELDLSHCYNLESFPIVVDGLLDKLEILSIDYCIMLRSIPPLRLTSLVKFNLSYCLSLECFPEILGEMRNIPKLYLDSTPIKKLPFPFQNFTLPPTSYPCNCGIVNLPNRVAAMSMLAKFTIKAEKKVSPVQSSQVQHICLTKCKLSDEYLSIGLMLFANVKELHLTECQVTVLPKSIEKCHFLWRLVLDDCEELEEIKGIPPGLKELSALNCKSLTSSCKSKLLSQELHVYGNTRFCLPRAKIPEWFDHQWLAGLSTFFWFRNKFPSIVLGVVSPLTWVDDFRHRVRVTINGNTFLYTHGLKICTTPAKMYTLNLFHMQMKNFNDNMDKALLENKWNHAEVDFGFPFMNSGIHVLKEKSSMKDIRFTNPEE